In Acaryochloris marina S15, a single genomic region encodes these proteins:
- a CDS encoding ABC transporter ATP-binding protein codes for MAEPLIELKGISKAFGKHVVLNGADLTVYPGDALAILGPSGTGKSTILRIIAGLLAPDKGEVYINGKRRCGSLDNFDNPIRMSMVFQQAALFDSLTVEENVGFFLYQNSALPRQRIRDLVDKKLEVVGLPGIGHLYPAELSGGMRKRVSFARAILDNPDDDLDDPKILLYDEPTAGLDPIASTMIEDLILELQRSSGCETYAIVTHQNSTIRRNGKRLVLLYQGQVQWQGIWDEIETSDNPYLQQFMSGSVQGPMDLVGDYL; via the coding sequence ATGGCTGAGCCCTTAATTGAACTCAAAGGAATTTCTAAAGCCTTTGGTAAACATGTGGTGTTGAATGGGGCGGACCTCACGGTTTATCCAGGTGATGCACTGGCGATTTTAGGTCCTTCAGGGACTGGCAAATCAACGATTCTCAGAATCATTGCGGGTTTGCTTGCGCCTGATAAAGGAGAAGTCTATATCAATGGAAAACGCCGCTGTGGGTCTTTAGATAATTTCGATAACCCTATTCGTATGAGTATGGTGTTCCAGCAGGCAGCGTTGTTTGACTCCCTGACGGTTGAAGAGAATGTGGGGTTTTTCCTGTACCAGAATTCTGCTTTGCCGAGGCAACGTATTCGAGATTTAGTCGATAAAAAATTAGAGGTGGTGGGTTTACCTGGTATTGGGCACCTCTATCCTGCAGAATTGTCTGGAGGTATGCGGAAACGGGTGAGTTTTGCCAGAGCTATTTTGGATAATCCAGATGATGACTTAGATGATCCTAAAATTTTGCTCTACGATGAACCCACGGCAGGCCTCGATCCCATTGCTTCTACCATGATCGAAGATTTGATCTTAGAACTACAACGCTCTTCTGGCTGTGAGACCTATGCCATTGTTACCCATCAAAACAGTACGATTCGCCGTAATGGCAAACGATTGGTACTGCTTTATCAAGGTCAAGTGCAATGGCAAGGGATTTGGGATGAAATCGAGACGTCGGATAATCCCTATCTACAGCAATTTATGAGTGGAAGTGTGCAAGGCCCCATGGACTTGGTGGGAGATTACTTGTAG
- a CDS encoding GerMN domain-containing protein yields the protein MAQLRYQSRRFWGGLVGITLVLGGFGCQPQQTSTETSPSPTVSPQPEQTDPEPAVAKPELAVYWIAYKDQEQLVLEPTKLPLDNLENATSEEQLTAAFKRLLEGPANADKTNAIPEKTQLNSLKLKDDGVRIDLSREFTTGGGTKSMQARLGQIVYTASSLDPKEAIWISIDGEPLEVLSGDGLIVSQPMTRKEFEDNFSL from the coding sequence ATGGCACAACTACGGTACCAAAGTAGGCGGTTCTGGGGAGGGCTGGTTGGCATCACCTTAGTGTTGGGAGGGTTTGGCTGCCAGCCACAACAGACATCAACAGAAACGAGTCCCTCGCCTACGGTTTCTCCTCAACCGGAACAAACCGATCCTGAACCTGCTGTTGCCAAACCTGAACTGGCGGTTTATTGGATTGCCTATAAAGATCAAGAGCAACTGGTATTAGAACCCACCAAGCTACCACTAGATAATTTAGAGAACGCCACGTCTGAGGAACAACTGACCGCCGCTTTCAAACGGCTGTTGGAGGGACCGGCAAATGCCGACAAAACTAATGCGATTCCTGAAAAGACTCAGCTGAATAGCCTGAAATTAAAAGATGATGGTGTTCGCATTGATTTGTCTAGGGAATTCACCACCGGCGGTGGGACCAAATCGATGCAGGCTCGCCTAGGCCAGATTGTCTACACCGCCAGTAGTCTTGATCCAAAGGAAGCCATTTGGATCTCCATTGATGGAGAGCCCTTAGAGGTTTTATCCGGTGATGGACTCATCGTTTCACAACCGATGACCCGCAAGGAATTTGAAGACAATTTTTCTCTTTAA
- the metG gene encoding methionine--tRNA ligase, whose translation MTSGQTQRFALTTPLYYVNDLPHIGSAYTTMAADAIARFHRLQGHEVLLITGTDEHGQKIQRTAEQRDKAPQDHCDEIVAGFEDLWQRLNIQYDRFSRTTSSRHAQIVNEFFQRVWDKGDIYQGHQQGWYCVGCEEFKEERDLLEEKHCPIHKRPVEWRDEQNYFFRLSKYQDDLIKFFADHPDFIQPTSRRNEVLSFVERGLQDFSISRVNLDWGFPVPTDDQHTLYVWFDALLGYVTALLEEDAEATLENAFSQWWPINLHLIGKDILRFHAVYWPAMLMSADLPLPDRVFGHGFLTKDGQKMGKSLGNTLDPVDLVDRYSADAVRYYFLKALEFGRDGDFNETRFIDVVNADLANSLGNLLNRTLKMAVKYCDGRVPEINIQHLPDDHPLAQLGRDAADQVAKAYQSLSFSQACNISLSLVKAGNQFIDEQAPWSLYKQGEQGLVNEILYTVLESVRLSAYLLTPVTPNLSTQIYQQLGFKLDLNVNHGEDGAALHAIHSRWGGLPTNQVLGTPQPVFQKLEPLQAAAP comes from the coding sequence ATGACTTCCGGCCAAACCCAGCGTTTTGCGCTGACTACACCGCTCTATTACGTTAATGATTTACCCCATATTGGTAGTGCCTACACCACGATGGCGGCAGATGCGATCGCAAGATTTCATCGCTTACAAGGGCATGAGGTATTGCTGATCACGGGTACGGATGAGCATGGCCAAAAGATTCAGCGGACTGCCGAACAGAGGGATAAAGCACCACAAGACCACTGTGACGAAATCGTTGCTGGATTCGAAGATCTATGGCAACGCCTCAATATTCAATACGATCGTTTCAGTCGCACCACCAGTTCTCGCCATGCTCAGATTGTCAACGAGTTTTTCCAGCGCGTATGGGATAAAGGGGATATTTATCAAGGGCATCAGCAGGGCTGGTATTGCGTCGGTTGTGAAGAATTTAAAGAAGAACGAGATCTTCTAGAAGAAAAGCATTGTCCCATCCATAAGCGTCCAGTGGAGTGGCGAGACGAGCAGAATTATTTCTTCCGTCTATCGAAGTATCAAGATGACCTAATTAAATTTTTTGCCGATCATCCTGATTTTATTCAACCCACCAGCCGCCGCAACGAAGTCCTCAGCTTTGTTGAGCGAGGACTACAAGACTTTTCCATCTCTCGGGTCAACCTAGATTGGGGATTTCCTGTCCCGACTGATGATCAGCATACTTTATATGTCTGGTTCGATGCCTTACTCGGTTATGTCACGGCGTTGCTCGAAGAAGATGCAGAAGCTACTTTAGAGAACGCATTCAGTCAATGGTGGCCGATCAATCTCCACTTAATCGGCAAAGATATCCTTCGGTTTCATGCGGTGTATTGGCCGGCCATGTTGATGTCAGCGGATCTTCCCTTACCTGATCGTGTCTTCGGTCATGGTTTCTTAACCAAAGATGGTCAAAAAATGGGGAAAAGTCTGGGAAATACCCTCGATCCAGTCGACTTGGTCGATCGCTATAGTGCTGATGCAGTTCGCTACTATTTTCTGAAAGCGCTAGAGTTCGGTCGTGATGGTGATTTTAATGAAACTCGATTTATTGATGTAGTCAATGCTGATCTCGCCAACAGCTTAGGCAATCTACTCAATCGCACCCTCAAAATGGCAGTTAAATATTGTGATGGCCGGGTTCCCGAGATTAATATTCAACATTTACCTGATGATCATCCTTTAGCTCAACTGGGTCGGGATGCGGCAGATCAAGTTGCAAAAGCATACCAAAGCTTAAGTTTTAGTCAAGCCTGTAATATTTCTCTGAGTCTTGTCAAAGCTGGAAACCAGTTCATAGACGAGCAAGCGCCTTGGTCTCTCTATAAACAAGGTGAGCAGGGTTTGGTGAATGAGATCCTTTACACAGTTTTAGAATCAGTTAGACTGTCAGCATATCTGCTTACTCCAGTTACCCCTAACTTGAGTACACAGATTTATCAACAGCTAGGGTTCAAGCTTGATTTGAATGTTAACCATGGTGAGGATGGGGCAGCCTTACATGCTATTCATAGCAGATGGGGGGGGTTACCCACCAATCAAGTGTTAGGCACTCCTCAACCTGTGTTCCAAAAATTAGAGCCTTTACAAGCTGCAGCACCCTAG
- a CDS encoding pentapeptide repeat-containing protein encodes MANTNHVRMIKRGVNHWNQWRKQNPRVKPDLSGVDLSEQDLKDINLINANLSRANLSLANLSGAFLAGSDLSDAFLSEANLSRVNFSRADLTKADLSFARLQGATLIEATLYQAILIEACMVQVIFPYADLRQVNLSKADLSEANGIKANLTQAKLDSAQLQQINLSRAFMSEASLKGANLKGANLSKTDLSFSNLSSALLRDANLSKSIAIEVNFRGADLRNTNLKNGQCVKANFSRVDGCEVDLSFANLTGADLSEADLQQASLKEANLRDTNLTRCRLFGTNFSAATLTGVCLEDISPNATTTLVDVVCDYAYQRNNQQERIPQTGCFEPGEVKYFFTEAQATLTLGLPKDVHWAALTYSLQWLQTQPSCQPVKIQRLEHNPDGTILLRLTTAASIDKERLQLDLWRVYEETYMMLEPEDGQPLAKPLPSIDPQQYGHHESINRLFDFLTLMMEAITPNGAVINNHDLTVPSNGTNISHRPTFQELSATNPLLQGEMADTLQQPHTL; translated from the coding sequence ATGGCCAATACTAACCATGTCCGTATGATTAAACGTGGTGTTAATCATTGGAACCAGTGGCGTAAACAAAATCCTAGGGTCAAACCAGATTTGAGTGGTGTAGACCTGAGTGAACAGGATTTAAAAGACATTAATTTAATCAATGCTAATTTGAGTCGGGCTAATCTCAGCTTGGCCAATCTCAGTGGTGCTTTTTTAGCCGGTAGTGATCTAAGTGATGCCTTCTTGAGCGAGGCCAATCTCAGTCGAGTTAATTTCAGCCGAGCAGATTTAACGAAAGCAGATTTGAGTTTTGCCCGGTTACAGGGGGCAACGCTGATTGAAGCAACCCTGTACCAAGCCATTCTCATTGAGGCTTGTATGGTACAGGTTATCTTTCCCTACGCCGATTTAAGACAGGTGAATCTGAGTAAAGCAGACTTATCAGAAGCCAATGGGATTAAGGCTAATTTGACCCAGGCTAAGCTGGATTCAGCCCAATTACAGCAGATCAATTTAAGTCGGGCTTTTATGAGTGAAGCCAGCTTAAAAGGCGCTAACTTAAAAGGCGCTAATTTGAGCAAAACAGACTTGAGTTTCTCTAACTTAAGCTCTGCCCTATTACGAGATGCCAATTTAAGTAAAAGTATTGCGATTGAGGTGAATTTTAGAGGCGCTGATTTACGCAACACTAATCTCAAGAACGGACAATGTGTAAAAGCGAACTTTAGTCGAGTCGATGGTTGTGAAGTAGACCTGTCCTTTGCTAATTTAACAGGTGCCGATCTGAGTGAGGCCGATCTGCAACAAGCGTCACTCAAGGAAGCAAATCTACGGGACACCAACTTAACTCGCTGCCGCCTGTTTGGTACCAATTTTTCCGCGGCTACCCTGACTGGGGTTTGCTTGGAAGATATAAGCCCTAATGCCACCACAACCTTAGTAGATGTTGTCTGTGACTATGCCTATCAACGCAACAATCAGCAGGAACGCATCCCCCAAACAGGTTGTTTTGAGCCCGGGGAAGTGAAATACTTTTTTACTGAAGCTCAAGCCACGCTTACCCTGGGGCTACCTAAGGATGTCCATTGGGCCGCGTTAACTTACAGTCTCCAATGGTTACAAACCCAACCAAGCTGCCAGCCCGTCAAAATTCAGCGGTTAGAACATAATCCAGATGGCACCATTCTGCTGCGATTGACTACCGCAGCAAGCATTGATAAAGAACGACTACAACTTGATCTTTGGCGAGTCTATGAAGAAACATACATGATGCTTGAGCCCGAGGATGGTCAGCCCTTGGCAAAGCCTTTACCCAGCATTGATCCGCAACAATATGGTCATCACGAATCGATTAACCGCTTATTTGATTTCCTAACGCTGATGATGGAGGCTATCACCCCCAACGGAGCGGTGATTAATAACCATGACCTTACGGTCCCTAGCAATGGAACCAATATCAGTCATAGGCCAACATTCCAGGAACTCTCTGCCACTAATCCTCTACTGCAGGGAGAGATGGCGGATACCTTACAACAACCCCATACTCTCTAA
- a CDS encoding HEAT repeat domain-containing protein, with amino-acid sequence MYNEEDLSLLDNEDNLESPLDHMAAVDDPAAEAAKPDVEEMLQFLASPDVTQRMIAARAFCELQDCRAIPYLIQLLADACPLVRVSAAYALGRNPSDTAVLPLIHQFNQDWNGYVRKGVVWALGNCRDQRVLAPLVDALENDISAVRLWAASSLGQLSEIDADVAAAAIPAVMHALQTESMAPVRSNCAWSLGQLSKVLVTGNLYDQAIAAMIKALSDGDLGVQEDAKSSLLKLGDPTGLQAIEELESMGLL; translated from the coding sequence ATGTATAACGAAGAAGACCTCAGCCTCCTAGACAACGAGGACAATTTAGAAAGTCCGCTGGATCACATGGCCGCAGTCGATGATCCTGCGGCAGAAGCGGCAAAGCCAGATGTCGAAGAGATGCTGCAATTCTTAGCATCGCCTGATGTGACGCAACGCATGATCGCAGCGAGAGCATTTTGTGAGTTGCAAGACTGTAGAGCAATTCCTTATTTGATTCAATTGTTAGCTGATGCCTGTCCTCTAGTTCGGGTCAGTGCAGCTTACGCTTTGGGGCGAAACCCTAGTGATACAGCTGTTCTTCCCCTGATCCATCAATTCAATCAAGATTGGAATGGCTATGTTCGTAAAGGGGTTGTGTGGGCTTTAGGCAATTGTCGAGATCAGCGAGTCCTTGCCCCTTTAGTGGATGCTCTTGAGAATGACATCTCAGCTGTTCGCCTCTGGGCTGCCAGTTCTCTGGGACAACTCTCCGAAATCGATGCTGATGTCGCTGCTGCTGCTATCCCTGCTGTGATGCATGCCCTACAAACTGAATCCATGGCTCCCGTCCGCAGTAACTGTGCTTGGTCTCTAGGACAATTGAGCAAAGTGCTGGTAACAGGCAATCTCTATGATCAAGCGATTGCAGCCATGATCAAAGCCCTCAGTGATGGCGATCTGGGTGTTCAAGAGGATGCCAAGAGTTCCTTACTCAAGCTTGGAGATCCAACAGGACTACAGGCGATAGAAGAATTAGAGAGTATGGGGTTGTTGTAA
- a CDS encoding MlaD family protein, translating to MRTRAVREGTVGLLVIFGLGLVTSLIFWVRGFNFGGKAYTLQVELADALGLSIGSPAKFRGVKVGHITRMRPQANRVVVEVEITSSTVLIPRQTKVETSQSGFVGQAALEFRPIEVEFSDASLEDLSPFEPDCDPRMILCQGDRLTGDSGNNLEELIRATMQIATQLGGTDLKATLNNLSQASKDISQLSKDTKVALTDVSRAARSVTQLSLDTRKQLRQFGVAAESVTAAAQQFNQLGGEVNTLVKGNKGTLVTSLQNLQETSQELKVVVTRLSPLLSRVEQGKLLDNLETLAANGAQASETLKLLTTDVNNPATVSELRQTLKSARETLDNASQITSDLKDITGNEEVRQNLIRLINGLGKLLSSSQDLEQQMQGSQKAPLTSAFPRSEPQSTLPQN from the coding sequence ATGAGAACGCGAGCGGTACGAGAAGGGACAGTGGGATTGCTAGTAATCTTTGGCCTAGGGCTCGTAACGAGTTTAATTTTTTGGGTGCGTGGTTTTAACTTTGGCGGTAAAGCTTACACTTTGCAAGTGGAGTTAGCGGATGCTTTAGGGTTAAGCATTGGTAGTCCGGCTAAGTTTAGAGGGGTAAAGGTAGGGCATATTACGCGAATGCGGCCCCAGGCAAATCGGGTGGTGGTTGAAGTAGAAATCACGTCTAGTACCGTATTGATTCCTCGACAAACAAAAGTTGAGACGAGCCAGTCAGGGTTTGTGGGACAGGCTGCCTTAGAGTTTCGACCGATTGAAGTTGAGTTCAGTGATGCCTCTTTAGAAGATTTAAGTCCATTTGAGCCAGACTGTGATCCTCGAATGATTCTATGTCAAGGGGATCGTCTGACAGGGGATTCCGGTAATAACTTGGAGGAACTCATTCGTGCCACGATGCAAATCGCGACGCAATTAGGAGGTACAGATTTAAAGGCTACCCTCAATAATTTATCTCAGGCGTCCAAAGATATTAGCCAACTCAGTAAAGATACGAAGGTTGCCCTAACGGATGTGTCTCGTGCTGCCCGCAGTGTGACCCAGCTCAGTTTGGATACCCGTAAACAGCTGCGACAGTTTGGTGTTGCTGCTGAATCGGTGACGGCAGCAGCGCAACAATTCAATCAATTAGGGGGTGAAGTGAATACCCTGGTGAAGGGGAATAAAGGCACCTTAGTTACCTCCCTGCAGAACTTGCAAGAGACGAGCCAAGAGCTGAAGGTTGTGGTGACTCGTTTGAGTCCTTTGCTCAGCCGGGTTGAACAAGGCAAGCTGTTAGATAACCTAGAAACCTTGGCGGCTAATGGTGCTCAAGCCTCTGAAACTCTCAAACTTTTGACGACGGATGTGAATAATCCTGCCACTGTGTCGGAGTTGCGCCAAACATTGAAATCGGCTCGAGAGACTTTGGATAATGCCAGCCAAATCACCTCGGATCTTAAAGACATTACCGGCAATGAAGAGGTGAGGCAAAATTTAATTCGCTTAATTAACGGGTTGGGCAAGCTGCTATCTTCTAGCCAGGACTTGGAACAACAAATGCAAGGGTCTCAGAAGGCTCCGCTCACGTCTGCTTTTCCTCGATCGGAACCTCAATCGACGCTCCCTCAGAATTGA
- a CDS encoding proline--tRNA ligase — protein MRLSQMLFVTLREDPAEAEIPSHKLLLRAGYIRRIGSGIYAYLPLMWRVLQKVSQIVREEMDATGAQECLLPQIQPAELWQESGRWETYTQAEGIMFAFQDRQDRELGLGPTHEEVITAVARDMIRSYRQLPLNLYQIQTKFRDEIRPRFGLMRGREFIMKDAYSFSTDEADLKAIYSKMHDAYCNILRRSGLAYRAVDADSGAIGGSGSQEFMVLAEAGEDEVLYTEDGNYAANVEKASSLPTDAQPSPFKTFEKRETPGTDTIIKLCECLQCSSTQVVKTVLYEAVYDNGQTILALVSLRGDQAVNEVKLQNEMVKLGELVKGKALIALNVAEGATKWASQPLPLGYIAPDLADSYIQKSKQVHGKFVRLVDQTAVELKDFVTGANEIGFHTVGSNWKTDIPLPEQVVDIRTAQVGDRAVHDAKQTLQTARGIEIGHIFQLGTKYSQALGATYTNEAGKEQPLVMGCYGVGVSRLAQAAVEQSYDKDGIVWPVAIAPYHAIIIIPNGKDSDQVEAAEKLYSELNAAGIEALLDDRTERAGVKFKDADLIGIPYRIVTGRSLKEGKVEIVERATHDAHQIPLDQVLPTLKEYLAKAIST, from the coding sequence ATGCGGCTATCTCAAATGCTGTTTGTGACGCTGCGAGAAGACCCAGCGGAAGCAGAAATCCCCAGCCATAAATTACTCTTGCGGGCCGGGTATATTCGCCGAATAGGCAGTGGGATTTATGCCTATTTACCGTTGATGTGGCGCGTGTTGCAAAAGGTGTCTCAGATTGTCCGGGAGGAAATGGATGCGACTGGGGCTCAAGAATGTTTGTTGCCTCAGATCCAACCCGCTGAGCTATGGCAAGAATCAGGTCGATGGGAGACGTATACGCAAGCAGAAGGAATCATGTTTGCCTTCCAGGATCGCCAGGACCGGGAGTTGGGGTTAGGACCAACCCACGAAGAGGTGATTACTGCGGTCGCTAGAGATATGATTCGATCCTACCGTCAGTTACCTTTAAACCTTTATCAAATTCAAACCAAATTCCGCGATGAGATTCGCCCTCGGTTTGGCCTGATGCGGGGACGGGAGTTCATTATGAAGGATGCATATTCCTTCTCGACGGACGAGGCCGATCTCAAAGCTATTTACAGTAAGATGCATGACGCTTATTGCAATATCCTACGGCGATCTGGCTTAGCTTATCGGGCCGTAGATGCAGATTCTGGAGCCATTGGCGGCTCTGGATCCCAAGAGTTTATGGTATTGGCTGAAGCTGGAGAAGATGAGGTTCTCTACACGGAAGATGGCAATTATGCCGCCAATGTCGAGAAAGCAAGTTCTCTGCCCACAGATGCTCAGCCTTCTCCATTTAAAACCTTTGAAAAACGAGAAACACCCGGAACCGATACCATTATCAAACTCTGTGAGTGCTTACAATGTTCTTCCACTCAGGTGGTGAAAACAGTTCTTTATGAAGCGGTGTACGACAACGGTCAGACGATCTTGGCTTTAGTGAGCCTTCGCGGCGACCAGGCGGTCAATGAAGTAAAGTTGCAAAATGAGATGGTCAAATTAGGGGAATTGGTGAAAGGCAAAGCCTTAATTGCTTTGAATGTTGCGGAAGGAGCGACCAAATGGGCTAGCCAACCGCTACCTCTAGGCTATATCGCTCCTGATTTAGCAGATAGCTATATTCAAAAATCCAAACAGGTGCATGGTAAGTTTGTCCGCTTAGTGGACCAAACTGCTGTAGAACTCAAGGATTTCGTTACGGGTGCCAATGAAATTGGGTTCCACACCGTCGGGAGCAACTGGAAAACTGATATTCCTTTACCGGAACAGGTGGTAGACATCCGCACTGCTCAGGTGGGAGATCGAGCCGTACATGATGCTAAACAAACCCTGCAAACAGCTCGTGGCATTGAAATTGGTCATATTTTCCAGTTAGGTACCAAGTATTCCCAAGCATTAGGCGCAACCTATACCAATGAAGCAGGTAAAGAACAGCCGTTAGTGATGGGCTGCTATGGTGTCGGAGTTTCTCGCCTGGCCCAAGCAGCAGTGGAACAGTCCTATGACAAAGATGGGATTGTCTGGCCGGTTGCGATCGCACCGTATCACGCCATCATTATTATTCCCAATGGCAAAGATAGCGACCAGGTTGAAGCTGCTGAGAAACTCTACAGCGAGCTCAATGCCGCAGGCATAGAAGCCTTGCTAGACGATCGGACTGAACGAGCGGGTGTTAAATTCAAAGATGCCGATTTAATCGGCATTCCCTATCGAATTGTGACGGGACGATCCTTGAAAGAAGGCAAAGTTGAGATAGTTGAACGAGCCACCCATGACGCGCATCAAATCCCGTTAGATCAAGTTTTACCCACCCTTAAAGAATATTTAGCGAAAGCCATTTCTACTTAA
- a CDS encoding anti-sigma regulatory factor, with the protein MIASSLPPSAHRWQQVSFASTLYLCPILDCLLADIPVAEEAELRLGLQEALVNAAKHGNKLDPYKTIFVHFSISRSQGWWIISDQGAGFTPPDQCKMPPPPQNIPDAGCECGRGLYILHQIFDQVYWNGDGTELRLFKAIKSEADKQLAWQN; encoded by the coding sequence GTGATTGCTTCTTCGCTTCCGCCCAGTGCCCATCGATGGCAGCAAGTCAGCTTCGCATCAACTCTATATCTTTGTCCAATCTTAGACTGCCTCCTTGCGGATATTCCTGTTGCCGAAGAGGCAGAACTCAGGTTAGGCCTGCAAGAGGCGTTAGTTAACGCGGCGAAGCATGGTAACAAGTTGGATCCTTACAAGACCATCTTTGTGCATTTTTCAATCAGCCGTTCTCAGGGTTGGTGGATTATTTCTGATCAAGGTGCAGGGTTTACTCCTCCGGATCAGTGCAAGATGCCCCCGCCCCCACAAAATATTCCTGATGCAGGCTGCGAATGTGGACGAGGTTTATACATTCTCCACCAGATTTTTGATCAGGTGTATTGGAACGGTGATGGGACGGAGCTTAGGTTGTTCAAAGCAATAAAATCTGAAGCTGATAAACAGCTCGCATGGCAGAATTGA
- a CDS encoding NYN domain-containing protein: MIINPNMDQNPVFSAEQVLENRGRIAIFIDGSNLFYAALQLGIEIDYTKLLCRLTCGSRLLRSFFYTGVDPTNEKQQGFLLWMRRNGYRVITKELVQLPDGSKKANLDVEIAVDMMSLVGCYDTAILVSGDGDLAYAVDAVSYRGIRVEVVSLRSMTSDSLINVADRYIDLEGIKGDIQKASRSGYTYRPLSGIAISEPETEEVADPAFD, from the coding sequence ATGATTATCAATCCAAATATGGATCAGAACCCTGTGTTCTCGGCAGAGCAAGTGCTCGAAAACCGTGGGCGTATTGCTATTTTTATTGATGGGTCTAACCTTTTTTATGCTGCTCTGCAGTTAGGCATTGAGATTGACTACACCAAATTGTTGTGTCGTTTGACCTGTGGCTCACGCTTGTTGCGGTCCTTCTTTTATACCGGAGTGGATCCGACGAATGAAAAACAGCAAGGTTTTTTGCTGTGGATGCGACGCAATGGTTATCGCGTTATTACGAAAGAACTGGTTCAACTTCCAGATGGCTCTAAGAAAGCTAATTTGGATGTTGAAATCGCCGTAGACATGATGTCGTTAGTGGGTTGCTACGATACAGCGATCCTAGTGAGTGGAGATGGCGACCTAGCTTATGCTGTGGATGCCGTCAGCTATCGCGGGATTCGAGTAGAAGTTGTTAGCTTACGCTCTATGACCAGCGATAGTTTGATCAACGTTGCCGATCGCTACATCGATTTAGAAGGAATTAAAGGCGATATTCAAAAAGCCTCTCGCTCCGGCTATACGTATCGTCCTTTATCAGGGATTGCAATTTCAGAGCCCGAGACGGAAGAAGTTGCTGATCCCGCTTTTGACTAA